A genomic window from Rana temporaria chromosome 2 unlocalized genomic scaffold, aRanTem1.1 chr2c, whole genome shotgun sequence includes:
- the LOC120921546 gene encoding zinc finger protein 605-like — MEAKRIIHQKVHTGEKPYQCSECDKAFSTKNKLIIHERIHTGEKPFRCSECGKTFKQKGGLHTHKMIHTGKRPYQCSECDKAFIQEANFITHKMTHTGEKPYQCSECDKAFTSKSNLIRHQKIHTGEKSYQCSECDKAFITKKGLITHQRVHTGEKPYQCSECDKAFITKKELITHQRVHTGEKPYQCSECNKAYKTKSNLIIHQMIHTGKKRYECSECKKAFTEKRELISHQMVHTGERPYECSECDKAYTDKKGLNRHRKIHIEEKPYECSECDKAFTQKSCLIRHRRIHTGEKLYQCPECDKAFTERHTLFRHTRVHTREKPYKCSECGKAFACKSYLITHQKIHTGEKLYQCSECDKAFIVKTSLTTHQRVHTGEKLYQCSECDKAFTVKSNLIIHQRIHTGEKPFQCSECDKAFTNNAGLIKHQRIHTLQLQ, encoded by the coding sequence ATGGAGGCAAAACGTATCATACACCAgaaggttcacactggagagaagccgtatcagtgttctgaatgtgacaaagcatTTTCAACCAAGAACAAGCTTATCATACACgagaggattcacactggagagaaaccgTTTcggtgttctgaatgtggcaaaacTTTTAAACAGAAGGGTGGCCTCCACACACACAAGATGATTCACACTGGAAAGAGGCCATATCaatgttcagaatgtgacaaagcttttatacAGGAAGCTAATTTTATTACACACAAGATgactcacactggagagaagccatatcagtgttcagaatgtgacaaagcttttacatcGAAGTCAAATCTTATCAGACACCagaagattcacactggagagaagtcaTATCAgtgttcagaatgtgacaaagcttttataaCAAAGAAAGGGCTTATCacacaccagagggttcacactggagagaagccttatcagtgttcagaatgtgacaaagcttttataaCAAAGAAAGAGCTTATCacacaccagagggttcacactggagagaagccgtatcagtgttctgaatgtaacAAAGCTTATAAAACAAAGTCAAACCTTATCATTCACCAGATGATTCATACGGGAAAGAAGCGGTATGAGTGTTCTGAATGTAAAAAAGCTTTCACAGAGAAGAGAGAACTTATAAGTCACCAgatggttcacactggagagaggccctatgagtgttctgaatgtgacaaagcttataCAGACAAGAAAGGGCTTAACAGACATCGGAAAATTCACATTGAAGAGAAGCCAtatgagtgttctgaatgtgacaaagcttttacacagaAGTCATGTCTCATCAGACACCGGagaattcacactggagagaagctgtATCAGTGTCCtgaatgtgataaagcttttaCAGAGAGGCACACCCTTTTCCGACACACAAGggtccacaccagagagaagccATATaaatgttctgaatgtggcaaagcttttgcATGTAAGTCATATCTTATCACACACCagaagattcacactggagagaagctgtATCAGTGTTCAgaatgtgataaagcttttaTAGTGAAGACAAGCCTTACCacacaccagagggttcacactggagagaagctgtATCAGTGTTCAgaatgtgataaagcttttaCAGTGAAGTCAAACCTTATcatacaccagaggattcacactggagagaagccatttcaatgttctgaatgtgacaaagcttttacgaATAATGCCGGGCTAATcaaacaccagaggattcacacgctTCAGCTGCAGTAA
- the LOC120921545 gene encoding uncharacterized protein LOC120921545 translates to MELYFIHSNEVEIEVKIESKTNFVKMQGFYRSNNITKTFECNILIRAFWSLFIKGNDSTIWSGDVNNDMSRSGKIFYPVDQYYYLFQCFVKILDPEHLNIIGDEKGDIVRKWDFRVIRKSTQLRVKISITVVDIIVPEIKVSPQSLKVIEDEDGLNLMCSTQIYLPQNSLLTWKRNGEFLGSFFHSTTNIIHKGIFGNVNWINDKFIYHQSGVSLNDTGIYECCILIEGYPLKCANASIIVMSPGKTPCVGKNRVLANPFQINHLQSRALLREGTFVIILWNFNISEWKISTRFPQCQRHLVNMELGIERWFGINSHNRNRRGIVEGALGGIGIIGSIANSMDINTLKSDLESAGLVGSKGFKIQRNLNQILEDMVIKTANVMGPSILHLQNITLNLMTSEEHSHIARLCLEIQTEYSTNFKIIAQAFQSGVTPLGILQNLPREYAYARNHTDLWVNKWLGCSQDVCYSSSMIPIAGREQILVPITVLGLPISDTQLLFYKLQYTDFALNKDNLELEQLDLSSCLQFQSKVLCLPNQDKSIFHSCYHNHTLCSARIETFESSSELTTLVDKRKVCFQIMKDTERVQTFFSSCTNTEKIKRGLYCVEGDLRAINVNGIRTNLSHLSLRNVSVSPTLYNLSQIDEFPWREWVNIIQKDQGLLMALAKELRNAEISFKHEQGNLQEVVHQWSTLTGSSWWHQFKNSISIWGKTSITSAAGNILSHPIVIIFIIIMLCIIYQLFLMFRMKKLYKQIRNEIKKGDDMLQNKLKRRLGFGVANSMTGDNAFGVIRSKSECL, encoded by the coding sequence ATGGAATTATATTTCATTCATAGTAATGAGGTGGAAATAGAAGTTAAAATAGAGTCGAAAACCAATTTTGTTAAAATGCAAGGATTTTATAGGTCTAATAACATAACCAAGACTTTTGAATGTAATATACTGATTAGAGCTTTTTGGTCATTATTTATAAAAGGTAATGATTCAACAATCTGGTCAGGAGATGTTAATAATGATATGTCAAGGTCTGGAAAAATATTTTATCCAGTAGACCAGTATTATTACCTTTTTcaatgttttgtaaaaatattAGACCCAGAACATCTAAATATAATTGGAGATGAAAAAGGAGATATTGTAAGAAAATGGGATTTTAGAGTAATAAGAAAATCTACTCAGTTACGAGTCAAAATTAGCATTACTGTGGTAGATATTATTGTTCCAGAGATAAAAGTGTCACCACAGTCTTTAAAAGTCATTGAAGATGAAGATGGATTGAATTTGATGTGTAGTACTCAGATATATTTACCTCAAAATTCATTGTTAACTTGGAAAAGGAATGGTGAGTTTTTGGGTAGTTTTTTCCACAGTACAACTAATATAATTCACAAAGGAATTTTTGGTAATGTGAATTGGATCAATGATAAATTTATTTATCATCAATCAGGTGTATctttaaatgatactggtatatatGAGTGCTGCATATTAATAGAAGGCTATCCCTTGAAATGTGCTAATGCAAGTATAATTGTCATGTCCCCAGGGAAAACTCCATGTGTTGGTAAAAACAGAGTTCTTGCTAATCCCTTCCAGATTAACCATTTACAATCCAGAGCTCTATTGAGAGAGGGAACATTCGTCATTATATTGTggaattttaatatttcagaatGGAAAATTTCTACAAGGTTTCCACAATGTCAAAGACATTTGGTTAATATGGAATTGGGTATTGAAAGATGGTTTGGAATCAATAGTCATAACAGAAATAGACGTGGTATTGTCGAAGGAGCCCTAGGGGGCATAGGTATAATTGGCAGCATTGCAAATAGTATGGATATTAACACGTTAAAATCTGATCTTGAGTCAGCAGGTTTAGTGGGAAGTAAAGGTTTTAAGATCCAAAGAAACTTAAATCAGATATTAGAAGATATGGTTATTAAAACAGCCAATGTAATGGGTCCATCCATACTACATCTTCAGAATATTACTCTCAATTTAATGACTAGTGAAGAACATTCACATATTGCCAGATTATGTTTAGAAATTCAAACAGAATATTCcactaattttaaaataattgcacAAGCTTTTCAGAGTGGAGTTACCCCTCTTGGTATATTGCAGAATTTACCCAGAGAATATGCATATGCAAGAAATCATACTGATTTATGGGTAAATAAATGGTTAGGATGTAGTCAGGATGTATGTTACAGTTCTTCTATGATTCCTATAGCAGGGAGAGAACAAATTTTGGTTCCAATTACTGTTTTGGGATTACCAATTAGTGATactcaattattattttataaattgcaGTATACAGATTTTGCGCTTAACAAGGATAATTTGGAATTAGAACAATTAGATTTGTCATCATGTTTACAATTTCAGTCTAAAGTTCTTTGTTTACCTAATCAAGATAAAAGTATATTTCATTCTTGTTATCATAATCATACATTATGTTCTGCAAGAATAGAAACATTTGAATCTTCTTCTGAATTAACTACTCTTGTAGATAAAAGGAAAGTTTGTTTTCAGATCATGAAAGATACAGAAAGGGTTCAGACTTTCTTTTCCTCTtgcacaaacacagaaaaaataaaaaggggattGTATTGTGTAGAAGGTGATTTAAGGGCCATAAATGTAAATGGTATAAGAACTAATTTATCTCATCTATCATTGAGAAATGTTAGTGTTAGTCCGACACTATATAATTTGTCTCAAATAGATGAGTTTCCATGGAGAGAATGGGTTAACATAATTCAAAAGGATCAAGGTTTATTAATGGCTCTAGCTAAAGAACTCAGGAATGCAGAGATATCGTTTAAACATGAGCAAGGGAATTTGCAAGAGGTAGTTCACCAATGGTCCACTTTAACAGGTTCCAGTTGGTGGCATCAATTTAAAAACAGTATATCTATTTGGGGAAAAACTTCAATTACTTCCGCAGCAGGAAATATTTTATCACATCctatagttattatttttattattattatgttatgcattatatatcaattatttttaatgtttagaaTGAAAAAACTGTATAAGCAAATCAGAAATGAAATCAAGAAAGGTGACGATATGTTGCAAAATAAGCTTAAAAGGAGATTAGGTTTTGGAGTTGCAAATTCGATGACAGGTGACAATGCATTTGGAGTTATTAGATCAAAGTCAGAGTGTTTGTGA